The Tripterygium wilfordii isolate XIE 37 chromosome 4, ASM1340144v1, whole genome shotgun sequence genome has a window encoding:
- the LOC119997729 gene encoding aberrant root formation protein 4: MLTESADLRESSSAQSLKIRLQETLTLCSKSTQGDDSGQTDNVVSELVYFLDSVSDAALSDPENDDAKKNAYEVLREIYKYLSSASLDQEVIDVLSFKLPKAVSMFAGVSDSCLVTSESIIDWFIEMCNPRDMLPVLCEALSTSSGTDTASHHIAPLLSGLSKVFLSIKRCHFEQVKEAVPVILDVLKAVCSESDDGPTQFMDLFDRTIKIAGSIHAVCVKLECNVNGKLRALLGLYVLYIMAIVSVSWTDKVSSCLPLVSQLSHFLPYCSLSYLGLITGSDVDQITSIIVGDDDDDVYLNFLSYVKLGSCVSVIWGFNADEVAWAANENLSAVKDELRSNRINRWQAVGMLKHIFSSINLPWDLKKHTFDFLLCIMDGNTSHKCSGEHQDNSIYMPTLFAALQAITLAIIYTPETVLRKNAYEAFKKVLADIPTTMRFDILQALITNCDSSSMIAVLIDLVRDEMCLESLQRKSVGQSEDLHPEDQARENTVFWTASVLELVELILKPPKGAPPSLPEFGDAVLSALNLYRFTLLAEASDKTNYTGVMSKNSLQKAYNEWLLPLRTLVIGVMAENNNDYGQFATDIVCALNPVELVLYRCIELVEEKLRHPT, from the exons ATGCTAACAGAGAGCGCGGACCTTCGGGAATCGTCTTCTGCTCAGTCTCTGAAGATTCGTCTTCAAGAAACCCTAACCTTATGCTCCAAA TCGACCCAAGGTGATGATTCTGGTCAAACGGACAACGTAGTTTCAGAGCTGGTCTACTTCCTTGATTCAGTATCAGATGCTGCTTTgtcagatccagaaaatgatgATGCAAAGAAAAATGCATATGAAGTTCTCCGGGAGATTTATAAATATTTGTCTTCTGCTTCATTAGACCAG GAGGTCATTGATGTGCTTTCTTTTAAGTTGCCAAAAGCGGTTTCAATGTTTGCTGGTGTGTCGGACAGCTGTTTGGTGACCTCTGAAAGTATTATTGATTGGTTCATAGAGATGTGCAATCCTAGGGACATGCTGCCAGTTCTTTGCGAG GCTCTGAGCACCTCAAGTGGGACTGATACTGCTTCTCATCACATCGCTCCTCTTCTAAGTGGGCTCTCAAAAG TTTTCCTTTCCATTAAGCGGTGTCACTTCGAGCAAGTGAAAGAAGCAGTTCCTGTTATCCTAGATGTTTTAAAGGCTGTATGTTCTGAGTCAGATGATGGGCCAACACAATTCATGGATCTTTTTGACCGTACAATTAAGATTGCTGGTTCTATACATGCGGTTTGTGTGAAGCTG GAGTGCAATGTTAATGGAAAGCTCCGTGCACTACTGGGCTTATATGTTTTGTATATCATG GCAATTGTTTCAGTCAGCTGGACAGACAAAGTTTCAAGCTGTCTTCCTCTGGTGTCACAATTATCACACTTTCTCCCGTACTGTAGTTTGTCATATCTTGGTTTAATTACTGGGTCTGATGTCGACCAAATAACTAGCATTATTGTAGGAG atgatgatgatgatgtttacTTGAATTTTTTATCCTACGTCAAACTTGGCTCATGCGTTTCAG TGATTTGGGGCTTTAATGCGGATGAAGTTGCTTGGGCTGCTAATGAGAACTTGTCTGCTGTCAAGGACGAACTCCGGAGCAACCGGATTAATAGATGGCAAGCAGTAGGCATGTTGAAGCACATATTTTCCTCCATCAATCTGCCTTGGGATTTGAAGAAACATACATTTGATTTCTTGCTTTGCATTATGGATGGAAATACCTCCCACAAATGTTCTGGCGAACATCAAGACAACTCTATATATATGCCTACCCTCTTTGCTGCTCTGCAG GCTATCACATTGGCCATCATTTATACTCCAGAGACGGTGCTAAGGAAGAACGCTTATGAAGCATTTAAAAAG GTACTTGCTGATATTCCAACTACTATGAGGTTTGACATTCTACAAGCTCTGATAACAAATTGTGACTCTTCCTCTATG ATTGCAGTTCTCATAGATCTTGTGAGAGATGAAATGTGCTTAGAAAGTTTACAACGAAAATCCGTAGGACAATCTGAAGACCTTCACCCTGAAGATCAAGCAAGGGAAAATACAGTGTTTTGGACTGCTAGCGTCCTTGAACTGGTGGAGTTAATTTTGAAGCCACCAAAAGGAGCGCCTCCATCGCTTCCAGAGTTTGGTGATGCG GTACTATCTGCCCTCAACCTGTACAGATTCACTTTGCTAGCAGAAGCTTCAG ATAAAACCAACTACACTGGAGTAATGTCCAAAAATAGTTTGCAGAAGGCGTACAATGAGTGGCTGCTTCCTCTTCGAACACTTGTGATCGGTGTCATGGCAGAGAACAATAATGACTATGGTCAGTTTGCAACTGACATAGTATGCGCTCTAAATCCAGTTGAGTTAGTATTGTATCGTTGTATTGAGCTTGTTGAGGAAAAGCTGAGACATCCAACATAG
- the LOC119997731 gene encoding uncharacterized protein LOC119997731: MANDEWVRAAMTDDMMVVELLLRLKQAQAASPAKYTAVFLLKWGMRQPRTRLAMRCGGVERRKEDDSSIRCSPTTPLSWSGGGGEASPSGTADGFEETSRHNSRSPPGSRSKITSTSEATSVSLKRSRKKKTFSELKEEENLLLKERIHLKKELAISRATFKKQRATNENLKRIKLDLGSQPANNSYSIFNEQEKRNCCQKENSEAPPKPRHTSGENQSLSYSSEAHKAVSIQDQSFLLPDLNMMPLEEDSTSEIAWNEMMKIS, translated from the exons ATGGCTAACGATGAGTGGGTGAGGGCGGCGATGACGGATGACATGATGGTGGTGGAGCTGCTATTGAGGCTGAAACAGGCGCAGGCAGCTTCACCGGCGAAGTACACGGCGGTGTTCCTTCTCAAGTGGGGGATGCGGCAGCCGCGGACGAGGCTCGCGATGAGATGCGGTGGCGTTGAGCGGAGGAAAGAAGACGATTCTTCGATCAGATGTAGCCCTACCACGCCGCTTTCCTGGAGCGGCGGAGGCGGAGAAGCCTCTCCCTCAGGAACTGCTGACGGTTTCGAAGAGACGAGCCGCCACAATAGCCGTTCTCCCCCCGGCTCCAGATCCAAG ATTACTAGCACATCTGAAGCCACTAGCGTCTCACTCAAGAGGTCAAGGAAAAAGAAG ACATTTTCTGAGCTCAAAGAGGAGGAGAATTTGCTGTTGAAGGAAAGGATACATCTGAAAAAG GAGTTGGCAATATCACGAGCAACTTTTAAGAAACAAAGAGCCACAAATGagaatttgaagagaataaag CTTGATTTAGGTTCTCAGCCTGCAAATAACTCGTATTCAATTTTCAATGAACAAGAGAAAAGAAATTGCTGTCAAAAGGAAAACAGTGAAGCCCCTCCCAAGCCAAGACATACCTCTGGAGAGAATCAGTCACTGTCATATTCTAGTGAAGCACACAAGGCTGTCTCTATCCAGGATCAATCTTTCTTACTCCCCGATCTAAATATGATGCCACTGGAGGAAGACTCCACCTCTGAGATTGCCTGGAATGAGATGATGAAAATAAGTTAG